ACGTGGCCCCACGAGATGATTCGGAACCTCTCGCTGACGAGCTTCTTCGTCGGGATGATTATCTTCCTCTCGGCGACGCTCCCGCCGCACCTCGGCCCACCGGCGGACCCGAGTTCGACCCCGGCGGTCATCCTGCCCGACTGGTATCTCTACTGGTCGTTCGGCCTGCTGAAGCTCGGCCCGCTCAACCCCGAACTGGCGATTCTGGGCGGCGAGAAGCTGATGGCCGACCGAACGTACGGCGTGATGGCGAACGTCGTCGTCGTCGGCTTCATCGCCATCGTGCCGTTCCTGAACAAGGGGAGCGCGCGGCGACCCGTCGAGCAACCGTTCTGGGCGGCCGTCGGGATGTCCGGCGTCGTCTTCGCGGTTACCATCAGCGCGCTGTCGATCAAGAACCTGCTGCCCATCGACGCACACCTGACTTTCGACCTCGCGTTCCTGCTGCCCATCATCGGCGGCACCATCACCTACGCGGTGTTGAAGTCGATGCGCGAAGGGTACATGTTCGACCTCAACCAGCGGTACTACCGGCTTCGACCGCCGAAGTAACGACTTACGTTCTTCATGGCTTCTTCTTCCGACGACGACCACGACAGCGAGGGGGAGCGTAGCGCGCGCGAAGTCGTCGTCCCGCTCCGCATCTACAAAGTCGTCACCGTCTTCTCGACGATGTTCGCCGTCGCGTTCGTCGTCGGCGGGTTCATCGTCCTCGACACCGCGACCGGACAGGCAGGGCTCTCGTTCGCCGACGTGAACGTCCCGCTGGCCCTGCTCGGCGTGGCGATGATTTCGGCGGGCGCACTGGTGTACGCGTTCTCGACGCGCTTCCGCGCCGAAGGAATGGGAAAACCTAAAGACGGCAGCGACGAACCTTCAGATAATGGCTGACGAATTCATGAAAGGGGCTGCCATCGCGACCGGTGGCGGCCTCATCTGGATGGTGTTGTCGGGCTGGTACACCACGCCCGGTTTCGAAGACGCACAGCTCTGGGGTGCGATTCCCGAGGGACTCGACGCCTACGGACAGGCCGCTATCATGCTCCGAAGCGTGATGGCGTGGTTCATCATCTTCGGCATCCTCGCGTTCTGGGTCGTCATCCCGGCGTTCCAGCAGCTTCGCGCCGCGCGATAAGCCG
The sequence above is a segment of the Halorussus halophilus genome. Coding sequences within it:
- a CDS encoding DUF7314 family protein, translated to MADEFMKGAAIATGGGLIWMVLSGWYTTPGFEDAQLWGAIPEGLDAYGQAAIMLRSVMAWFIIFGILAFWVVIPAFQQLRAAR
- a CDS encoding DUF7315 family membrane protein, which gives rise to MASSSDDDHDSEGERSAREVVVPLRIYKVVTVFSTMFAVAFVVGGFIVLDTATGQAGLSFADVNVPLALLGVAMISAGALVYAFSTRFRAEGMGKPKDGSDEPSDNG
- a CDS encoding cytochrome bc complex cytochrome b subunit, with the protein product MTDEDNEPKTDGGGTGIVPPDDETPTWSERKERTQGLSRLTYEYFERARREDQDLRQESSYVERDVLAFPTWPHEMIRNLSLTSFFVGMIIFLSATLPPHLGPPADPSSTPAVILPDWYLYWSFGLLKLGPLNPELAILGGEKLMADRTYGVMANVVVVGFIAIVPFLNKGSARRPVEQPFWAAVGMSGVVFAVTISALSIKNLLPIDAHLTFDLAFLLPIIGGTITYAVLKSMREGYMFDLNQRYYRLRPPK